In Methanomassiliicoccales archaeon, the genomic window GCCCTCCCAGCTTGGAGATCTCCCTGGTGCCAGCCTTGTGCTGCACCACGCCGCACACCATGAAGAGGATGGCCGTGATGAGGCCGTGGGCGAACATCTGGAACACTCCCGCGGCGATGCCTATCGTTCCCAGGGTGGCGATGCCCAGCAACACCAGGCCCATGTGCGAGATGGACGAGAAAGCCACCATCTTCTTCAGGTCGCGCTGCGCCAGAGAGGCGAACGCTCCGTACATGATGGAGAGGATGGCGATGGCGAGCAGCAGCCATTGCAGCTCATGTGCGCCCGTGGGCAGAGTGGGCAACGCGATCCTCAGGATGCCGTAGGCGCCCATCTTCAGCAGCAATCCGGCCAGGAGCACCGATCCAGCGGTAGGCGCTTCCACATGCGCATCCGGCAGCCAGGTGTGGAACGGTACGATGGGCATCTTCACCACGAAGCCGAAGAACAGCGCCGCGAAGATGGCGATCTGGAACTCGCGCCCGAAGAACGGGTTTTGCTGCTGTATGGAGATCATGTCGAAGCTGCCCAGGTGCGCCTGGAAGTAGAGCGCGAAGATTGCCAGGAGCATGACCAGCGAGGCGATGTGGGTATAGATGAAGAACTTGATGGCGGCGTACTCGCGCCTTGGTCCCCCCCATATACTGATGAGGAAGAACATGGGGATGAGCACTATCTCCCAGAATACGTAGAACATGAAGTAGTCCAGGGACATGAAAACGCCCATGACGCCCACCTCGAGGACGAGCATGAGGCCCATGTACTCCTTGGTCCGGTTCTCGACGTCCCAGGAGAAGAGGATGGCCAGGAAGCAGAGCAGCGCGGTCAGCCAGACCATGGGCACGCTGATGCCGTCCACTCCCACGGCGAAGTTGACGCCCAACGCCTTGATCCACTCGAACTTTTCGTAGTACTGGTAGTCGTTGACGTTCAGCTTGGCCAGGTCGGTGTAGAGCAGGAGCAGGGTGGCCAGTATGAGGGTGACCGCGGAGAACGTCAACGCCACGTACTTGGAGGCTTTGGCGTGCTTTCCAGAGAGGAAGGTAACCAGGGCGCCGATGAGCGGTACCAGGATCAGCAGGGTCAGGATATGCATGTCTTGCAGCAGTTGCATCATGGTATCACCACAGCCCTCCGATCAGGTACATGAGCAGCAGTATCACCGAGAGCGCTGCCACCACCACGGTGGCGTAGGTCTGGACCATGCCGGTCTGCACCTTCCTCAGTCCTTGGCCGCTCCTCACGGCCACGAAGCTGATGCCGTTCACGATGCCGTCGATGACCTTCTGGTCGAACCAGTCGACCAAGCGCGAGAAGCCGTAGACCACCTTGACCCCGAAGGCGTTGTAGCCCTGGGGGAAGTAGTAGCGGTTCAGGAGCAGGTCGTAGAACCTCTTCGAGCCTCCGGTGGCGAAGCGGCTCAGGCTGAGGCTCTTCTTGTAGTAGGCTAGGTACGCCAGGCCGATGCCTAGCGCCGCGACCGCTATGGAGACGTAGGTCAGCGGGTCACCAAACGTGCCAACGAGCACGTCCATGGCGCTCTTGATCTCCGCCTCTTCGAAGAACACCACCCCGCCCAGGCCGAACAGCACCACCAGGCCGGAGCCGAAGGCGAAGCAGGCCAGTATCACGAGTGGAACGGTCATTGTCTTGGGAGCTTCGTGAGCATGGTGCGCTGCCTCCCCCTCATGTCCGGTGAAGGTCATGAACCAGAGCCGGAACATGTAGAATGCGGTGAGGAACGCGGTCACCACTCCCATGGCGTACAGCAGCAGGAACACCCAGTTCTCGCTGCCCGCGGTGAAGACCGTGGCCAGGATCTCGTCCTTGCTCCAGAAACCGCTCAGCGGAGGTATGCCAGAAATGGACAGGGCGCCGATGAGCATCACCAGTGAGGTGATCTTCATCTTCGAACGCAGCCCGCCCATCTTATTCATGTCCTCAGTATGCACGGCATGGATGACCGCGCCGGCGCCGAGGAAGAGCAGGGCCTTGAAGAAGGCGTGGTTGATGAGATGGAACATGCCGGCGGTGAAGCCCGCGCTCCCTTCCGCCTTCATACCCAAGGCCAGCATGTATCCGCCCGCTCCCAGGGCAAGGAACATGTAGCCCAGCTGGGAAATGGTGGAGTAAGCGAGAACGCGTTTGATATTGGGACCGTTGAGCGCCATGGTGGCCGCGAAAATGGCGGTGAAACCGCCGATGCAGGCCACGAACAGCATCACGTCCGGGGTCTGTACCATCAAGGGGAACGACCTCGCCACCAGGTAGACGCCCGCCTTGACCATGGTCGCGGCATGGATTAACGCCGAGACGGTGGTCGGGCCTTCCATGGCGTCCGGCAACCAGTCATGCAGCGGGAA contains:
- a CDS encoding NuoM family protein codes for the protein MMQLLQDMHILTLLILVPLIGALVTFLSGKHAKASKYVALTFSAVTLILATLLLLYTDLAKLNVNDYQYYEKFEWIKALGVNFAVGVDGISVPMVWLTALLCFLAILFSWDVENRTKEYMGLMLVLEVGVMGVFMSLDYFMFYVFWEIVLIPMFFLISIWGGPRREYAAIKFFIYTHIASLVMLLAIFALYFQAHLGSFDMISIQQQNPFFGREFQIAIFAALFFGFVVKMPIVPFHTWLPDAHVEAPTAGSVLLAGLLLKMGAYGILRIALPTLPTGAHELQWLLLAIAILSIMYGAFASLAQRDLKKMVAFSSISHMGLVLLGIATLGTIGIAAGVFQMFAHGLITAILFMVCGVVQHKAGTREISKLGGLAVKVPWLATFIMIGFMASLGLPGLVGFAAEFGIFFATWEAFKWILLIPIISVAITAAYYIWAMQRTIFGPMTDRIDTSHLHDVSWYEAAPLAVLCVFVILFGLFPSTMFDIIRPAASAIAHLFPGVI
- the nuoL gene encoding NADH-quinone oxidoreductase subunit L — protein: MTFVEYSWLIPIFPMVGLLLVAALGKKTPEGGGYFAVGGIAAAMVLSLLVAYEFLTGTRAVATNEMIWIDLGNGLRLDMGYYVDNLTTVMLIVVSILCTLILVYSLGYMHEEGERKRRYYVEISLFVTGMLGLVVSSNYLQMFVFWEIMGLCSYLLIGFWYYKPSAAAAAKKAFLVTRIGDILFMIGIITVFASFGTLNYRELFEAHAVDTNLLTFGMFCVFGGAIGKSAQFPLHDWLPDAMEGPTTVSALIHAATMVKAGVYLVARSFPLMVQTPDVMLFVACIGGFTAIFAATMALNGPNIKRVLAYSTISQLGYMFLALGAGGYMLALGMKAEGSAGFTAGMFHLINHAFFKALLFLGAGAVIHAVHTEDMNKMGGLRSKMKITSLVMLIGALSISGIPPLSGFWSKDEILATVFTAGSENWVFLLLYAMGVVTAFLTAFYMFRLWFMTFTGHEGEAAHHAHEAPKTMTVPLVILACFAFGSGLVVLFGLGGVVFFEEAEIKSAMDVLVGTFGDPLTYVSIAVAALGIGLAYLAYYKKSLSLSRFATGGSKRFYDLLLNRYYFPQGYNAFGVKVVYGFSRLVDWFDQKVIDGIVNGISFVAVRSGQGLRKVQTGMVQTYATVVVAALSVILLLMYLIGGLW